A portion of the Homalodisca vitripennis isolate AUS2020 chromosome 2, UT_GWSS_2.1, whole genome shotgun sequence genome contains these proteins:
- the LOC124353686 gene encoding uncharacterized protein LOC124353686, with translation MVHTLVGDIYHITRYKFRNESLLSEVFAPPSLHNDSITSPNNYERLEFLGDSVLNMVVSIILFELYPLEKEGDLTLRKNHLVSGRKLVEISRSLGFMRLMPDSSMHWRRESDALEALIGAIYLDGGFKCVKQFILNNWRKPARQLRIAPIDAKSQLYIWAQRRHLPPPLYRYTNLTENYTMSLQLRETHGLGVVRIMASGIKKKGEIDAARAMLARIENRSKWKTLFKSVGDYITEEDLNATSEDIKVRLRLWCLANNFPLPEYKIMEGETADRRVQFTCLVSVGVTRGAYGVSTSVNLAEKKAAFKMLLRLCDEEREKILLDGWKLSKEIDVCIPRNFKSLIDEWVTKNHLGEMVYTSEELISKKLFNVSLTIPTTDLGTVSGESYKKRLAEHRAAANMIEKVVTRYRSGGPAGLQQPDIINYKIELHSWAHSRQLPLPQYKVENVSGLGHSLLFTVSVAVDGLQKAVASGYNKRSAQQAAASIMLEQIKATGNTI, from the coding sequence ATGGTGCATACACTGGTAGGGGACATCTACCACATCACACGCTACAAGTTCCGTAATGAGAGTCTCCTGTCTGAAGTGTTTGCCCCTCCTTCTCTACACAACGACTCGATCACCAGCCCAAACAATTACGAGAGGCTGGAGTTCCTGGGTGACAGTGTGCTGAATATGGTGGTGTCTATTATACTGTTCGAGCTCTACCCCCTGGAAAAGGAAGGCGACCTCACCCTAAGGAAGAATCATTTGGTCAGCGGGAGGAAACTGGTGGAGATCAGCCGCTCCCTGGGCTTCATGCGTCTAATGCCAGACTCGAGCATGCACTGGCGGAGGGAGAGCGATGCACTGGAAGCGCTCATCGGAGCAATCTACCTTGATGGTGGGTTCAAATGTGTAAAACAATTCATCCTCAACAACTGGAGGAAACCGGCTCGTCAGCTGCGCATCGCCCCCATAGATGCCAAAAGTCAGCTGTACATCTGGGCTCAGAGACGACACCTGCCCCCTCCGCTGTACAGGTACACCAACTTAACGGAGAACTACACCATGAGTTTGCAATTAAGAGAGACTCACGGTCTAGGGGTAGTCCGGATCATGGCCTCGGGCATCAAGAAGAAAGGGGAGATTGATGCAGCAAGAGCTATGCTTGCGAGGATTGAAAACCGAAGCAAgtggaaaactttatttaaatctgttGGTGACTACATCACTGAGGAGGACCTGAATGCTACATCAGAGGACATCAAAGTCCGACTGAGGCTCTGGTGTTTAGCCAACAACTTTCCCCTGCCAGAATACAAGATAATGGAGGGGGAGACAGCAGACAGACGAGTACAGTTCACGTGTTTAGTTAGTGTTGGGGTAACGAGAGGAGCTTACGGTGTAAGCACATCCGTAAATCTTGCTGAGAAGAAAGCGGCTTTTAAAATGTTGTTGCGACTGTGTGATGAAGAGAGAGAAAAGATCCTGCTGGACGGTTGGAAGCTCTCAAAAGAAATCGATGTCTGCATCCCGAGAAATTTCAAGTCCCTCATCGATGAGTGGGTGACAAAGAATCATCTCGGGGAAATGGTGTACACTTCGGAGGAGTTGATTAGTAAGAAACTTTTTAACGTTTCGCTTACAATCCCTACTACAGATCTGGGCACAGTGTCTGGGGAATCATACAAGAAAAGACTAGCAGAGCACAGAGCGGCAGCAAACATGATAGAGAAAGTGGTGACCCGTTATCGCTCAGGTGGGCCAGCGGGGCTACAACAGCCAGACATTATTAATTACAAGATAGAGTTACACAGCTGGGCTCACAGTAGACAACTGCCCTTGCCTCAGTACAAGGTTGAGAACGTGTCAGGGCTAGGCCACAGCCTGCTGTTTACAGTGTCTGTGGCTGTGGATGGGTTACAGAAGGCTGTGGCTAGTGGTTACAATAAACGTTCTGCCCAACAAGCAGCAGCCAGCATCATGCTGGAACAGATCAAAGCGACAGGGAACACAATCTAA